One segment of Rhodothermales bacterium DNA contains the following:
- a CDS encoding helix-turn-helix domain-containing protein produces MKDELFEELVQSVKEGGAILRGEQEPSRTMSFDDPDVAVIREEYGLSQAKFAALLGISVRTLQNWEQGRRHPQGPARVLLRVAAKHPRAVLDSVK; encoded by the coding sequence ATGAAGGATGAGCTATTCGAAGAACTCGTGCAGAGCGTGAAGGAGGGCGGCGCGATTCTACGCGGAGAACAAGAGCCGTCGCGGACGATGTCGTTCGACGACCCCGATGTCGCCGTAATCCGAGAGGAGTATGGGCTGTCCCAGGCGAAGTTCGCCGCCCTTCTTGGGATCAGCGTGCGCACCCTGCAGAACTGGGAGCAGGGTCGTCGCCACCCTCAGGGCCCGGCCCGAGTCCTACTTAGGGTTGCAGCGAAGCACCCCCGGGCGGTCCTCGATTCGGTGAAGTAG